A DNA window from Bradyrhizobium barranii subsp. barranii contains the following coding sequences:
- the nthA gene encoding nitrile hydratase subunit alpha: MSHDHDHHHDHSELSETELRVRALETILTEKGYVEPAALDAIIQAYETRIGPHNGARVVAKAWTDPAFKKALLEDGSKAIGTLGHVSRVGDHLVVVENTPERHNMVVCTLCSCYPWEMLGLPPVWYKAAPYRSRAVKDPRGVLADFDVTLPKDMEIRVWDSTAETRFLVLPMRPAGTEGWSEEQLAELVTRDSMIGTGFPKTPGAPS, from the coding sequence ATGAGCCACGATCACGACCATCATCACGACCATTCCGAGCTGTCGGAGACCGAGCTGCGCGTGCGCGCGCTCGAGACGATCTTGACAGAAAAAGGCTATGTCGAGCCGGCCGCGCTCGACGCCATCATCCAGGCCTATGAGACCAGGATCGGCCCGCACAACGGCGCGCGCGTCGTCGCCAAGGCCTGGACCGATCCGGCGTTCAAGAAGGCGCTGCTGGAGGATGGCTCGAAGGCCATCGGCACGCTCGGCCATGTCAGCCGCGTCGGCGACCATCTCGTCGTGGTCGAGAATACGCCAGAGCGACACAACATGGTCGTGTGCACGCTGTGCTCCTGCTACCCCTGGGAAATGCTGGGGCTGCCGCCGGTCTGGTACAAGGCCGCGCCCTATCGCTCGCGTGCGGTGAAGGACCCGCGCGGCGTGCTCGCCGATTTCGACGTCACGCTGCCCAAGGACATGGAAATCCGTGTCTGGGATTCCACGGCCGAGACCCGTTTCCTGGTGCTGCCGATGCGCCCCGCGGGCACTGAAGGCTGGAGTGAGGAGCAGCTTGCCGAGCTGGTTACTCGCGATTCCATGATCGGCACCG
- a CDS encoding enoyl-CoA hydratase/isomerase family protein: MTNFVTIEKGLGPEGRIAVVRFDRGDGINALSPEAMRQLTAAARSFEDDAATSVVVLTGSTSAFSAGFDLKDAEGRSRKDMDLGTLRRHLKLGPRLTHAWHEMEQITIAAIEGFCVGGGVALAVALDFRVMGHDAHLRVPEIGLGMNMSWQSIPRMLHLIGPARTKQAVILADQRISADEAYEWGLVEQVADPGHAFDAAMELARKVAAQPPLSVAMTKLTVNRLAHALDDLASHMDVDQFALASLTEDHKEGVDAFLTRRKPRFKGR; encoded by the coding sequence GTGACGAACTTCGTGACGATCGAGAAGGGCCTCGGACCGGAGGGGCGGATTGCGGTGGTACGGTTCGACCGCGGCGACGGCATCAACGCGCTCTCGCCGGAGGCGATGCGCCAGCTCACCGCGGCCGCGCGCAGCTTCGAGGATGATGCCGCAACGTCCGTCGTGGTTCTGACGGGCAGCACCAGCGCCTTCAGCGCCGGCTTCGACCTCAAGGATGCCGAGGGCCGCTCGCGCAAGGACATGGATCTCGGCACGCTGCGGCGGCATCTCAAGCTCGGGCCCCGTCTGACCCATGCCTGGCATGAGATGGAGCAGATCACGATCGCCGCCATCGAGGGTTTTTGCGTCGGCGGCGGCGTCGCGCTGGCCGTGGCGCTCGACTTCCGCGTGATGGGGCACGACGCGCATCTGCGCGTGCCCGAGATCGGGCTCGGCATGAACATGAGCTGGCAGAGCATCCCGCGCATGCTGCATCTGATCGGGCCGGCCCGCACCAAGCAGGCGGTGATCCTGGCCGACCAGCGCATCAGCGCTGATGAGGCCTATGAATGGGGCCTGGTGGAGCAGGTGGCCGATCCCGGCCATGCGTTCGATGCCGCCATGGAGCTTGCCCGGAAGGTCGCCGCGCAGCCGCCGCTCTCGGTCGCCATGACCAAGCTGACCGTCAACCGGCTGGCACATGCGCTGGACGATCTCGCCAGCCACATGGACGTCGACCAGTTCGCACTGGCGAGTCTCACCGAAGACCACAAGGAGGGCGTCGATGCGTTCCTGACCCGCCGCAAGCCGCGCTTCAAGGGGCGGTAG
- a CDS encoding DASS family sodium-coupled anion symporter has translation MAASSQTPQAKGFSWKLIAPLVVWLAIYLWPVPTGLNANQWHYFAVFAAVITGLILESMPVGAVGFIGLTVAGVAGYIDPDPGKSLRWMLAGFAESTVWLIVGAFVFSIGYRKSQLGRRIALVLVQKLGRNTLGLGYAVAMSDFLLAPATPSNTARSGGIVYPIISNIPRIYGSEPGPTAGKIGTYVMWTAFAATAITSSLFFTALAPNAAALAIAKKTAGVEVSWAQWFVGFAPLGILLMILVPLLSYVVCRPEVKHSPEISEWAAREVSEMGPMSRNEWIMLALIVLAMFLWIAGSSPDIHVPLLGSNFVNATTVVFIVISLMLVTGVIEFADIVSEKSAWEVFFYFTSLLTLASGLNEIGFIKWFATEYAKPLAGLSPSTAMLLLVALFFWIHYFFSSITSHAAAVLPVVLAVGSGIPGLPVTTLAMLCMYSLGLMGVISPYATGPAPMYFGSGYIGKGQFWGFGLLFGLLYFAGLLLIVLPWLQIS, from the coding sequence ATGGCCGCTAGCTCGCAGACGCCTCAGGCAAAAGGGTTTAGCTGGAAGCTGATCGCGCCGCTCGTGGTGTGGCTGGCCATCTATCTATGGCCGGTGCCGACCGGCCTCAACGCCAATCAGTGGCACTATTTTGCCGTGTTCGCGGCCGTGATCACCGGGCTCATCCTGGAATCGATGCCGGTCGGCGCGGTCGGGTTCATCGGGCTGACGGTCGCGGGCGTCGCCGGCTATATCGATCCCGATCCCGGCAAGTCGCTGCGCTGGATGCTGGCGGGTTTTGCCGAGAGCACGGTGTGGCTGATCGTTGGCGCCTTCGTATTCTCGATCGGTTATCGCAAGAGCCAGCTCGGCCGCCGTATCGCGCTGGTGCTGGTGCAGAAGCTCGGCCGCAACACGCTCGGTCTCGGCTACGCGGTGGCGATGTCGGACTTCCTGCTGGCACCAGCGACGCCATCCAACACCGCGCGCAGCGGCGGCATCGTCTATCCCATCATCAGCAACATCCCGCGCATCTACGGCTCCGAGCCTGGGCCGACCGCCGGCAAGATCGGCACCTATGTGATGTGGACGGCGTTTGCGGCAACCGCGATTACCAGCTCGCTGTTCTTCACCGCGCTCGCACCCAATGCGGCCGCGCTTGCGATCGCGAAGAAGACCGCCGGCGTCGAGGTGAGCTGGGCGCAGTGGTTCGTCGGCTTTGCGCCGCTCGGCATCCTCCTGATGATCCTCGTGCCGCTGCTCAGCTACGTGGTCTGCCGTCCCGAGGTGAAGCACAGCCCGGAGATCTCCGAATGGGCGGCCAGGGAGGTCAGCGAGATGGGCCCGATGTCGCGCAACGAGTGGATCATGCTGGCTCTGATCGTCCTCGCGATGTTCCTGTGGATCGCGGGCTCGAGCCCGGACATCCACGTGCCGCTGCTCGGCTCGAACTTCGTCAACGCCACCACCGTCGTGTTCATCGTGATCTCGCTGATGCTGGTGACGGGCGTGATCGAGTTCGCCGACATCGTCAGCGAGAAGAGCGCCTGGGAGGTGTTCTTCTATTTCACCTCGCTGCTGACGCTGGCCTCAGGCCTCAACGAAATCGGCTTCATCAAATGGTTCGCGACCGAATACGCCAAACCGCTCGCGGGGCTGTCGCCGTCGACCGCGATGCTCCTGCTGGTCGCGCTGTTCTTCTGGATCCACTACTTCTTCTCGAGCATCACCTCGCATGCCGCAGCCGTGCTGCCGGTGGTGCTCGCGGTCGGATCAGGCATCCCCGGCCTGCCGGTCACGACGCTCGCCATGCTCTGCATGTATTCGCTCGGCCTGATGGGCGTGATCTCGCCTTACGCGACGGGACCCGCGCCGATGTATTTCGGCAGCGGCTATATCGGGAAGGGCCAGTTCTGGGGCTTTGGGCTGCTGTTCGGGCTGCTCTATTTTGCGGGACTGCTGCTGATCGTGCTGCCCTGGTTGCAGATCAGCTGA
- a CDS encoding methionine ABC transporter ATP-binding protein: MKAASMNAHQSLAIGQKIETLEAISPAARNADAMVRFEGISKIYPAYRGKPGVNALQDIDFAIARGSITGVIGRSGAGKSSLVRLINGLEKPTTGRVIVDNSDISALAGRELRLAQRSIGMIFQHFNLLSSRTAADNIALPLEIAGWAKSDIKARVAELLALVGIADKHDRYPSELSGGQKQRVGIARALATRPSVLLSDEATSALDPQTTRAILDLLANINRELGVTIVLITHEMSVVRQLAKEVVVLDAGHVVESGHVADIFTHPKHPITQSFLAEVIGDSLPVSLASRIVAEPSAGGQAVIRVQVRGAGAGDTVVARLARELGLDVALLSARIDEIGGQHVGSLTLGIPGGEDAVTRTLAWLSQYQLPAERLGYVA, from the coding sequence ATGAAGGCCGCCTCCATGAACGCCCACCAATCGCTCGCGATCGGACAGAAGATCGAAACGCTTGAAGCGATTTCACCTGCCGCACGGAACGCCGACGCGATGGTCCGTTTCGAGGGCATCTCGAAGATCTATCCGGCCTATCGCGGCAAGCCCGGCGTCAACGCGCTGCAAGACATCGACTTCGCGATTGCGCGCGGCTCGATCACCGGCGTCATCGGCCGCTCCGGCGCCGGCAAGTCGAGCCTGGTCCGGCTGATCAACGGGCTGGAGAAGCCGACCACGGGCCGCGTGATCGTCGACAACAGCGACATCTCGGCGCTGGCGGGCCGCGAATTGCGGCTGGCGCAGCGCTCGATCGGGATGATCTTCCAGCATTTCAACCTGCTGTCGTCGCGCACAGCGGCCGACAACATCGCGCTGCCGCTGGAGATCGCCGGCTGGGCCAAGTCCGACATCAAGGCCCGCGTCGCCGAGTTGCTGGCGCTGGTCGGCATCGCCGACAAGCACGACCGCTATCCTTCCGAACTCTCGGGCGGCCAGAAGCAGCGCGTCGGCATTGCCCGTGCGCTGGCGACGCGGCCGAGCGTGCTGCTGTCGGACGAGGCGACCTCGGCGCTCGACCCGCAGACCACGCGCGCGATCCTCGATCTGCTCGCCAACATCAATCGCGAGCTGGGCGTGACCATCGTGCTGATCACCCACGAAATGTCGGTGGTGCGCCAGCTCGCCAAGGAGGTCGTGGTGCTCGACGCCGGCCACGTCGTCGAGAGCGGCCATGTCGCCGACATCTTCACGCACCCCAAGCATCCGATCACGCAGTCCTTCCTCGCCGAAGTCATCGGCGACAGCCTGCCGGTGTCGCTTGCGAGCCGGATCGTGGCGGAGCCATCTGCCGGCGGGCAGGCCGTGATCCGCGTCCAGGTGCGCGGGGCAGGGGCCGGCGACACGGTGGTGGCGCGGCTTGCCCGCGAGCTCGGTCTCGACGTGGCGCTGCTGTCGGCGCGCATCGACGAGATCGGCGGCCAGCATGTGGGCTCATTGACCCTCGGTATTCCCGGTGGCGAGGACGCGGTGACGCGCACGCTCGCCTGGCTCTCTCAATATCAACTCCCGGCGGAGCGTCTCGGCTATGTCGCCTGA
- a CDS encoding methionine ABC transporter permease, whose product MSPELINLIVQATGESLYMVGIAALLGTAFGLPLGVFLATSRKGELFAAPAVNRVLGIVVNATRSTPFIILVVAIIPFTRLIAGTSIGSTAAIVPLVIASTPFIARLVEAAIREVDGGLIETASSFGASPIQIVLKVLIPEALPGLLLALTLAVVSLLGYSAMVGAVGGGGLGDLGIRYGYQRFMPEMMLAVVVVLIALVQLVQSAGDYLARRVNRRLRQR is encoded by the coding sequence ATGTCGCCTGAACTCATCAACCTCATCGTCCAGGCAACAGGCGAAAGCCTGTACATGGTCGGCATCGCGGCACTGCTCGGCACCGCCTTCGGCCTGCCGCTCGGCGTCTTTCTCGCGACCAGCCGAAAAGGAGAGCTGTTCGCGGCCCCCGCGGTCAATCGCGTGCTCGGCATCGTCGTCAATGCGACACGCTCTACGCCCTTCATCATCCTGGTCGTCGCCATCATCCCGTTCACGCGGCTCATTGCCGGCACTTCGATCGGATCGACTGCCGCGATCGTGCCGCTGGTCATCGCATCGACGCCGTTCATCGCGCGCCTGGTCGAAGCTGCGATCCGCGAGGTCGACGGCGGCCTGATCGAGACCGCGTCCTCGTTCGGGGCATCGCCAATCCAGATCGTGCTCAAGGTGCTGATCCCCGAGGCGCTGCCCGGCCTGCTGCTGGCGCTGACGCTCGCGGTGGTCAGCCTGCTCGGCTACTCCGCCATGGTCGGCGCCGTCGGCGGCGGCGGGCTCGGCGACCTCGGCATCCGCTACGGCTATCAGCGCTTCATGCCGGAGATGATGCTGGCCGTCGTGGTCGTTCTGATCGCGCTGGTGCAGCTCGTCCAGAGCGCGGGCGATTATCTCGCACGCCGGGTCAACCGCCGGCTGCGGCAGCGCTGA
- a CDS encoding helix-turn-helix domain-containing protein produces MALSATLPTPDSAANLFQARSTDVDEHCAALGRWRLSYDQISAGAFRGSFTQLSLPRLEVFREITSQQVRQYGQLGADSFGIGLPWHGDGEVNCNGASVAGSQVIASIDAEIDMCTPKAFELRGVVASAMLIAELAARLDIELPRAVWHQLRVIEMAAAPVARLRAHLAAIHETITAAPERFDDPAARQALEDALLVEIMDMLPTAQPSDPGRSATARKRTVDRAREVMHGSGDRSLSLLEVCKAVGASPRKLGYCFQEVVGTSPMHYWRAMRLNRVRRDLKRAGGAETSIYDVAVQHGFWHFSQFSLDYKRHFSELPSETLRRARLVA; encoded by the coding sequence ATGGCCTTAAGCGCAACTCTTCCGACTCCGGACTCGGCTGCGAACCTGTTTCAGGCGCGCAGTACCGACGTCGACGAGCATTGCGCCGCGCTCGGTCGCTGGCGGTTGAGCTACGACCAGATCAGCGCCGGCGCCTTCCGCGGCAGCTTCACGCAACTCTCCCTGCCCCGGCTCGAAGTCTTCCGTGAGATCACCAGCCAGCAAGTCCGCCAATACGGCCAGCTCGGTGCCGACAGTTTTGGCATCGGTCTGCCCTGGCACGGCGACGGCGAAGTCAATTGCAACGGGGCCAGTGTTGCAGGCTCCCAGGTCATCGCCAGCATCGATGCCGAGATCGACATGTGTACGCCGAAGGCCTTCGAGCTGCGCGGTGTCGTCGCCAGCGCGATGCTGATCGCGGAGCTTGCCGCTCGCCTCGACATCGAATTGCCGCGCGCCGTTTGGCACCAGTTGCGGGTGATCGAGATGGCGGCGGCACCGGTTGCGCGGCTGCGCGCCCATCTCGCCGCCATTCACGAGACCATCACGGCCGCACCCGAACGGTTCGACGATCCGGCCGCGCGGCAGGCGCTGGAGGACGCCCTCCTCGTCGAGATCATGGACATGCTGCCGACGGCCCAGCCCAGCGATCCCGGCCGCAGCGCCACGGCCCGCAAGCGCACCGTGGATCGCGCCCGCGAGGTGATGCATGGCAGCGGCGATCGCTCGCTGTCGCTGCTGGAGGTCTGCAAGGCGGTCGGCGCGAGCCCGCGCAAGCTCGGCTATTGCTTCCAGGAAGTCGTGGGCACGAGCCCGATGCATTACTGGCGCGCGATGCGGCTGAACCGGGTGCGGCGGGATCTGAAGCGCGCGGGCGGCGCCGAGACGTCGATCTACGACGTCGCCGTGCAACACGGCTTCTGGCACTTCAGCCAGTTCTCGCTCGACTACAAGCGCCACTTCTCCGAGCTGCCCTCGGAGACACTGCGGCGCGCGAGGCTTGTCGCCTGA
- a CDS encoding serine hydrolase domain-containing protein: MRPTDIMRGSPPAPEAQVTRANWRSFPAIRWGFTHTREVLPTAEVRRSAHPTPMASAPRELQKLSFTAPDGKPTTVEATLRETFGDALLVMHRGTLIHEWYGDGMSATTPHLICSISKSIAGTLGGVLAARGLLDPEARVVRYVPELESSVYGSCTVRNVLDMAVAIKFEEDYEDPAGDVARYRFSSGWDVPPPGVEAGHQRAYLTTLRGTGKPHGKVFHYVSTNTEVLGWVYERACGMPYHRILSDYLWQPMGAEEDGSLTLDSHGMGRIAGGLSVTARDLLRFGEMIRCRGVVEGRQVVPGWWIDDIHVNGDPQAWKDGDLADIFRGARYRSKWYTIDPSRNDLAGIGIHGQWLYIDAATDTVIVKLATQPKAMDVPLDHRWLAAFRAITAHLAPR; this comes from the coding sequence ATGCGACCGACGGACATCATGCGCGGCAGCCCGCCTGCGCCCGAGGCCCAAGTGACCCGTGCCAATTGGCGCAGCTTTCCCGCGATCCGCTGGGGCTTCACCCACACCCGCGAAGTGCTGCCGACCGCGGAAGTCCGTCGCTCCGCACATCCCACACCGATGGCAAGCGCGCCGCGCGAGCTGCAAAAGCTCAGCTTCACCGCGCCGGACGGCAAGCCGACCACGGTCGAGGCCACGTTGCGCGAAACCTTCGGCGACGCGCTGCTCGTCATGCACCGGGGCACGCTGATTCACGAATGGTACGGCGACGGCATGAGCGCGACGACGCCGCATCTGATCTGCTCCATCAGCAAGTCGATCGCCGGCACGCTCGGCGGCGTGCTGGCCGCGCGCGGCCTGCTCGATCCGGAGGCGAGGGTGGTGCGCTACGTGCCGGAGCTGGAGAGCTCGGTCTATGGCAGCTGCACCGTCCGCAACGTCCTCGACATGGCGGTCGCGATCAAGTTCGAGGAGGATTACGAGGATCCGGCCGGCGACGTCGCACGCTATCGTTTCTCCTCGGGCTGGGACGTGCCGCCGCCGGGCGTCGAAGCCGGCCATCAGCGCGCCTATCTCACGACCTTGCGCGGGACCGGCAAGCCGCACGGCAAGGTGTTCCACTACGTCTCGACCAATACGGAAGTGCTCGGCTGGGTCTACGAGCGCGCCTGCGGCATGCCCTACCATCGCATCCTCTCCGACTATCTCTGGCAGCCGATGGGCGCCGAGGAGGATGGCTCCCTCACGCTCGACAGCCACGGCATGGGCCGCATCGCCGGCGGGCTTTCCGTCACCGCACGCGATCTGCTGCGCTTCGGCGAAATGATCCGCTGCCGCGGCGTGGTCGAGGGACGGCAGGTGGTGCCGGGCTGGTGGATCGACGACATCCACGTGAACGGCGATCCCCAGGCGTGGAAAGACGGCGACCTCGCGGACATCTTCCGGGGCGCCCGCTACCGCAGCAAATGGTACACGATCGATCCGTCGCGGAACGATCTCGCGGGGATCGGCATTCACGGCCAGTGGCTCTACATCGACGCGGCCACCGACACCGTCATCGTCAAGCTCGCGACGCAGCCGAAGGCGATGGACGTTCCGCTCGACCACCGCTGGCTCGCCGCCTTCCGCGCCATCACCGCGCATCTCGCCCCGCGCTGA
- a CDS encoding primary-amine oxidase, with translation MLDTVKAKSPIQAAAPHPLDPLTAEEITAACTLVRAAATSPENCRFPTVRLEEPTKQELATGGAGRRAFALTLDVTTGEAIEHIVDLDRNEIVARKVIPNREAPYGQPPVMLEEFFKCEAVVKADPGWRAAMVRRGLTDKDIELVQVDPFSSGFFDFEYERGARIVRAVSFFREHLQDNGYAHPIEGVVAVVDLIAGKVIDLTDADPIVPIPRKKRNYGAHEVKNPRTDIKPLHIEQPEGASFKVDGWKVDWQKWSFRVGFTPREGLVLHQLAYQDGARKRSLIHRASVTEMVVPYADPTENHFWKSAFDAGEYGLGMLANALELGCDCLGNIHYFDVPAADNKGAPFVMQNAICMHEEDYGIAWKHYEFRNGLFEVRRSRRLVISFFATVGNYDYGFYWYLYQDGTIQLETKLTGIIQTAAVPSGEKYKWGGMVDDNLGGPTHQHFFNVRMHMDLDGGGNTVTEHEFVPRPWGADNPHGNAFDTTTRILSRERDAAAIANGETGRLWKISNPNETNSVGNAPAYKLVVNPSPLMLAQEGSYVRKRGGFATKHVWVTAFDKDEKYASGDYPNVHAGGDGLPRYAAQNRNIENTDLVVWHSFGHTHVCKPEDFPIMPVEYAGFMLKPTGFFSANAAGDIPPERNSRSVLAGDPKDAGGGPCCHAGKA, from the coding sequence ATGCTCGATACCGTCAAAGCCAAATCACCGATTCAAGCGGCCGCACCGCATCCGCTCGATCCCCTGACAGCCGAAGAGATCACGGCCGCCTGCACGCTGGTTCGTGCCGCCGCGACCTCGCCGGAGAACTGCCGCTTCCCGACCGTCCGGCTGGAGGAGCCGACCAAACAGGAATTGGCTACGGGCGGAGCAGGGCGCCGCGCCTTCGCGCTGACGCTCGACGTCACCACGGGCGAGGCGATCGAGCACATCGTCGATCTCGACCGCAACGAGATCGTCGCGCGCAAGGTCATTCCGAACCGCGAGGCGCCCTATGGGCAGCCGCCGGTGATGCTGGAAGAATTTTTCAAGTGCGAGGCCGTGGTGAAGGCCGATCCAGGCTGGCGCGCGGCGATGGTCCGCCGCGGGCTCACCGACAAGGATATCGAGCTGGTCCAGGTCGATCCGTTCTCCTCAGGCTTCTTCGATTTTGAGTACGAGCGCGGCGCCCGTATCGTGCGCGCCGTCAGCTTTTTCCGCGAACATCTGCAGGACAACGGCTACGCCCATCCGATCGAGGGCGTGGTGGCCGTGGTCGACCTGATCGCCGGCAAGGTCATCGACCTCACGGACGCCGATCCGATCGTGCCGATCCCGCGCAAGAAGCGGAATTACGGCGCGCATGAAGTCAAAAACCCGCGCACCGACATCAAGCCGCTGCATATCGAGCAGCCGGAGGGCGCGAGTTTCAAGGTCGATGGCTGGAAGGTCGATTGGCAGAAATGGAGCTTTCGCGTCGGCTTCACGCCGCGCGAGGGCCTGGTGCTGCATCAGCTCGCCTACCAGGACGGTGCACGCAAGCGCTCGCTGATCCATCGCGCCAGCGTCACCGAGATGGTGGTGCCTTACGCCGATCCGACCGAGAACCATTTCTGGAAGTCGGCGTTCGATGCCGGGGAATACGGGCTCGGCATGCTCGCCAACGCGCTCGAGCTCGGCTGCGACTGCCTCGGCAACATCCATTATTTCGACGTGCCGGCCGCCGACAACAAGGGCGCGCCCTTCGTCATGCAGAACGCCATCTGCATGCATGAAGAAGATTACGGAATTGCCTGGAAGCATTACGAATTCCGCAACGGCCTGTTCGAGGTCCGCCGCTCGCGGCGCCTCGTCATCTCGTTCTTCGCGACCGTCGGCAATTACGACTATGGCTTCTACTGGTACCTGTACCAGGACGGCACGATTCAGCTCGAAACAAAACTCACCGGCATCATCCAGACCGCCGCTGTGCCATCAGGCGAAAAGTACAAATGGGGCGGCATGGTCGACGACAATCTCGGCGGCCCCACGCACCAGCACTTCTTCAACGTGCGCATGCACATGGATCTCGACGGCGGCGGCAATACCGTCACCGAGCACGAGTTCGTGCCGCGGCCCTGGGGCGCGGACAATCCGCACGGCAATGCGTTCGATACCACCACACGCATCCTGTCGCGCGAGCGTGATGCGGCTGCCATTGCGAACGGCGAGACCGGCCGGCTCTGGAAGATCAGCAATCCCAACGAGACCAACTCCGTCGGCAACGCGCCGGCCTACAAGCTTGTCGTCAATCCGAGCCCGCTGATGCTGGCGCAGGAGGGCAGCTACGTGCGCAAGCGCGGCGGCTTTGCGACGAAGCATGTTTGGGTCACCGCTTTCGACAAGGACGAGAAATACGCCAGCGGCGATTATCCCAATGTCCATGCCGGCGGCGACGGCCTGCCGCGCTACGCCGCGCAGAACCGCAACATCGAGAATACAGATCTCGTGGTGTGGCACTCCTTCGGCCACACCCATGTCTGCAAGCCCGAGGATTTTCCGATCATGCCGGTCGAATATGCCGGCTTCATGCTGAAGCCGACCGGATTTTTTTCGGCTAATGCCGCCGGCGACATTCCGCCGGAGCGCAATAGCCGCAGCGTGCTGGCGGGCGACCCGAAGGATGCCGGCGGCGGCCCGTGCTGTCACGCCGGCAAAGCCTAG